Genomic window (Cydia amplana chromosome 11, ilCydAmpl1.1, whole genome shotgun sequence):
aagacctatccatagataccccacacgtatgggtttgatgaaaaaaaaaattttgagtttcagttcgaagtatggggaaccccaaaaatttattgttttttttctatttttgtgtgaaaatcttaatgcggttcacagaatacatctacttaccaagtttcaacagtatagttcttatagtttcggggaaaagtggctgtgacatacggacggacagacagacggacagacggacagacggacagacagacagacagacatgacgaatctataagggttccgtttttttgccatttggctacggaaccctaaaaaatgctcTGTAAGTAGTGCTCTTAGGAAATATTTGCACACTGACACTTTAAAATAGGTATTCTCAActatttatagtaaaaaaaagtcTGAATGTTGCTTAGAGCTCTTTCAATCAGAATCAGATATctcaaaaaaatatacataatatgaattcattaaattacatatatgtattgtcttgagtgttatttcaaattaatacatttagtattaatttatcatgtttaatattataataaaaaaaaagtttttttttgtatctgaAATAAGTGtattaaatttacaaaaacttgctgcaattgtattttcatattcatattcatatattttattgcgaTCATGTTCATTACAGAGGATGGTATACAAAATTAtgtagtaggtacatgtacCCCGTTAGGGCATTGCAATAGTCTTAATACTACTTAATGTTAactatttacaaattatacattattacACTTAAGAATTTTAAGTGTTAGTAATGTTGTTAAGTTTAATTCTAAAGGTAAAATAAATCTCAGTGATGAAATTCTTCAAACATGATATGGCGGGAAAACGTTCGATCCGTCTGCGAATTAGATTGGCGCGATCTCCGCTTCGTTCCGATGATCGCGTTATTGGTAAACAAAGTACCTTATTTCGCGCCAATTTCACTTTGTAAACAAAATCGTTTGCAGAAATCCGTACCTGAAatgaaacgtaaaaaaaaagtaaaattagtGATGGACGCAGGTAGAAAGCGCCCAAAAAATTACGCGAATACCGTTCAACAATCCCTTTGTACGCGCTGTGTTTGTTTTTAGTCAAAAGTGGGATAAGTCCCAAGGCCAACAGAGTCTTTATAACAGTTGGGTTTTGCATCCAGACTTCAGTCTAGAATCGGGCTTCGCCGCGTACACTTCCCTGTTTTGCAATCTTTATTTTCACTGTTTGTAAATACGAAGGGTCAACACCCCTCGTCTACAAACTTAatggtttcttttttttaattttgtggtTTTTTGTTTTGACTTGAACTGCTAGTGTGTATTGTGCCGTGAATGGTTTTCGATTAAAGTGGACATAGTAATTGAGACGTCTCGCGTCATTGatagaggtatattttattaatggaattattacttttatttttcttgAATAATTTTGAATAACTGAACTTATTTCGATCGATTAATTGGTACAGAATGTGTCTGTGTGATAcattaattatgttattttactgACATCTTATAATTCTTATAAAGTAGTTCGATATAATTTGAGATTTAATCGTAAAGTCGTAAAATTTTTCATTGATTATGACTTTAAagagtgataggtaggtactagttaTCTGAACTTACAaccattatttaaaaatatattataattattactacatttactaCATACGTGTGTTAAAATTTAGTCgacatattgtatttattaattatctgaataaatatattttttgttatttatttaattttattcatatattatttatggCTTTTATCTAAAAGCACTCTTCTAATTTAAAATATCTCGTTGTTGCAGACGGTGTGCGTTGAACCCATCGCGCGCATCGTCCCTGTGATAAGGGGCCCTGTGATATCGACGACTTCGTCTTAGCTTTAAAACTAGTTAGTCCTTAGAAATTAAACAAAATGTCGGCGACCGACACTCAGATATTCCCATTCGACTTCTGGGATACGTTGGACGAGGAGTCAATGGAGCTGACTCAAACATCGGAGTTCTGGACGCAAGTCCAGTACGAGGCGGAGCGGCTGGACTTGGTGCCGCCTGCAGATCTAGAAATGCTCCAGGATGAGCTGGATTGGAGAATATTGGACGCTCCGGAAGAGCTAGAACATAAAGAGAACATAGTCCACCATGACTGTATGTGGGCAGGCTCGTGCGCGGACTCCGTTCACCCTACGAACACATTTGTACCATCCGAGCTGTCGCGGGCAGCCACGCCGGGGCCGGGACAGAGCCTGCTCCGACGGGATATGTCACCGCCTAGACCGGACACTCCGCCTTCGCTGGACGGGGACGAACCCCCCCAGTTCCGCCATGCCGTCGACGTCGTGGGCACAGCTCAGCGCCTGCTGAGGGACTCCGCGGCCGTCGCCGCCGACCACTCCTATACCCTCGCCCGGCAACAGTTCGACAATCTGGGCGTGCAAACACCATCTGACTCCTGTGAATCAGGTTAGTTGAAATACTATTATTAATAGCTTAAGTTAGAAAATCGTTCTAGATCTTGATTTGCATCGGATTAATCAAAGTGAATGACCAAAGTAACCACCATTAACTTTATTGAACGTTCGGGCAACAgacaattgttacatatttccgACCCGCGGAACCCTTTCGAATTGAGAGAGGCTTTTCTTAAGCGACAAGTTGGGCTGACCGGGATGTCTCCAACACGCAGGCGCGGAGTGAGCGCGGGAAACGGCGCGTATCGACCGCCACCCTTCGCCTCCCGCGTCTAGACGTACCCGCGACTCCGCTCTTCCGGGACCTTCGTTCACTGCGACCTTGAACGTTCCAACCTTCCTTAATGCCAAATTGCGCTACCTTCCGCACCCGACATCTCATCTCCCGGGATTGACATGCTTAATTAAAACAGGAATGAATGCTAGTGTCTTCTGAAAGGTCATGTTTAGAGGACTAGGGCCGCTGGTGCGTCGACCGAGCGAGACGTGCCCTTGACGCATCCTCTGCGAATTGATGTATCCCGCCACAGACCGGGTGAACACACTCTGGCCCCGCTCTAAGTGCATTTCGTTCACATATGTAGGTAGCTACAAACATGTTTCTATACTGATTGGGGATTAGAAATCGACTTCGATGGATTAAAATATTCTATTACTCTCGCTAGAGGCCGGGTATTTTATTGCAGCGCATTTGCTGCGATATCGCaatgtaattatttaattaattctaACGTTACATTGTTATATaataatcatttgtacattattgAGTTGGAGCAAGGTCGTAATGGGTATATTAATGACTGTTGTTTGTTTACAATGTATGCGACACATGTTTGCATTATAACTGCACATTACAGAAGAGTAGATAAATATCAATAAGATTCAATTGCGGGATTAAAAAAAGACTAAGGTTCATGGTTGCTCGGTAGTCTCACTGTGTCTAGACCGTTACTCGTATAAGAATGCAGcggaatgaaatgaaatctcaTTGGAGTGGAGCTCGGCTCGCCAGACCGGTTCGAAATGAGTGCTTCCATGTCTACGGCGGCCGGATGACAATTTGATAGACAGCGTCCAAATAATCTTGATTGAAAATCGTTTAGTAACATCTAGTCTTCTTTAACTGAATTAATCACGTGTGCGCACCCGTGTTTTTGTACCAGCGCAATTCGACTGCACGGTGtgattaaataagtatttaactcGATTCGCGACGCGccgtgtcacatcactagctCGAAACGCGCGAACATTTTACGGCGCATGCGTTCGTTATCGCGCGTAGGTACTCCGACCAGCAAACTGTTAACGGTCAAAGTTGACACATTTTCGCGCCAATTTACTTCGGTGTGCGTTGTAATCATTTGTTTTATGGCCAGGAATTTTACTACAATGTTGTTTAACTGCAAAGTGTTAAACGCCGCGCTCTGTATTGTAAATCATGTTTATTAGCAAAAGCGAACGGTTCCAGTGCCATCCTATATCTAATAAACTGTTCGTTTTACTGTTCACTTTTAGTACCCATACGTTTGTAGCAAATCTGTTTCGCAAAGATTAGTTATTTTTGCTAGACTGTAATTATTAATTGCAGGGGCCTGAAAACCTAATAAACTCGCTGGAGATAACCTTCTTTAAGTAGTGCTTGGTGGTTTTGACCCGCTCACATTATCTTGACGGATTGCTCGGTCGCTATTTGATGAATAGCGTTAAGTAAAACTAGAACTAGTAGGCAGTAAACTAGGACAGTCAAGCGCGGTCGAATTTGTAACTCCTTTGAAGGCAATTCAGGGCATTAGATCCGCTTCGGTGTGGTGCCCTAAAATACGTGGATATCAATCTAGACTAAACCAAGGCTGTTATAAGTAACATTCTCTCGACGTCTATATTTGGGATGCAAAAAATATACGTTTGACAGATCGCGCCGTCAAGTCGCATGAGGTTGTAATTTTTAACTCGTTTTTAACGACATTTCTTATACTGAGCCCGGTGTTTAACTCTTTAGGTACACGTTTTGTaggaatttaatattttatcgaGTTGCTGGGTGTAATAAAAGGCCTCGGGCGCGTAGTTAAAGCAATTTGCGCGGTCCGAATCGGCTCGACTTCAACGGCGACCTAAATATAGCGATCGTTTAGaagcctaacctaacctaacccagcCTCGGTTACCGGCCCGCCTGACACACATTCGAACACCTGATTTCGAGCACACTTAAACATACTCTCATACCTTGCGAAAATGTCGCAACAAACCTGACATGATAGTAACGCTACACATATACGCACTATCAAAATATGTTCAGATTTCCAACTATTTATGTAACGCGACATGTAGTTACAGACCTTGGTATTATCGCATATATACGTAGACAtccaacaatcactatatgtagtAGCCTGATTGTAAGAAACGTCGTGAATATCGTGATGTACACGTACTCGCAGTTATAGCCGGCCTCACTGCGGCCTTCATGAGTTGTTATCAATGCCGATAACAATAAGCAATGTGACACCCTAACATAAATTCGTATTGTCTTATCATTAAGTATCACGAAAACCTTAGTATGCTGACTGATAAGTAGCGTAGTAACAAGACATTAATTTTGATCTCTATAACTAGTCGTTCACGTGTTCTTGAAATTTCCACTGCGTGGTTGTCAAGCAAATCATTATTTGACATATTTAGAGAGCCGTAAAATTAGAATATCTACTTTTGATCGTGAGGGGCGTGGCGACTGAGATAACGCTGATATAGTAATGACGCAACATTCGTTCAGCCGATGGTGCGGAAGCTTAGTCACGTGCTGGTTTTAGATGAGTCGAGTTATACTAGGCGGCGGTTCTAAAAtaccaaaataattatataacgcATGCTTATGAGCTAATTTTCTTatcaattatattataaaccCATAGTGTAATTGATACTTTCAGTTTTAACATTAAAGTAGTCGTAAATAAAAACACCCGAAATTACGGTTAAATAATCAGCCTACCGTAAAATTGCCATTCACTCGTTCACtttcattttgatattttcGGGCCTAAATAAAGCTTACACTTTTACAGTCATGGTCTAATTTAATCatttggtgttaaataaaatatatctctCTCCCTCTCTCTCTTTAATCTACAGACGCGCAAGAGACACTAAACACTCATTTATGTTCGCCCAATTTAAGTAGCCAATTGGGATCTTGCGTCACTTTTTTCTACGCACGCGCGCGCCCGTGAACTTCCGTGTAACCTCGTCAAGGTCGCAAATGGCCGCATCGATCCACCATGTACCTCGCCCTATAAATCACCATCGTCTGTTTTAAGTATCACGCCAGATGACCGACTTTTGTTAGTCGCGTTATAGGTAacctttttattaaaattacgttTCGTTACGCGATATTGTGTCTGGATATTTTTTCACAcgcttatcttttttttttaattttgaacgaATGCTCGCCATGTTCATTGCTTtcggatattattattattattattatttattcaggtaattacaacacaatatctaatcttaattacaaaagtatcggtaaaccagtaaggtttgtctcgatactccatccgcggtagattttatacaacaatagaatatcatatcttttaacttaagaaactacttacattCATAACATGCTCAACTTAATCTATCATTTAAATTACAACAACCGACACCACTGCACTGAgcgctaaataaataacatttttcctTATCCTATTGTTCTGCCGACCGGCCGCTCTGGCCGGACCGGACTGCACTCGCCTGGGCACAGGATGCTCCAATTTTGTTtgagtatttaattattttattacgtacCTATAGTTAACTAATAACCCTACCAATGATTTCAAATTTTGTAgtttaatatttgaaattaattactattattacttatacaataatataaatacctataagtgcgaAGTTGACTCTgcctgtcggtctgtctgtcaagtCATCACGCTCtaaccactgaaccgattttgatgaaatttgatatggaagCTATAATTCTTAGGAAGCGAAGGGTGGGGGGGGGGATGCAATACGAAAGTACTAATTCTAATTCTACAACTAATTTTCTTACAGCTGATTCAATAATGCTCTTTTAAGGTAGTTTGTAATATTGTTAGGTGAAATTTCTGCCTTCCATTCAGTTGGGAGTTTATTTATGAGATCTGGTAGTATAAATTGCGATGTACGTCGTCCATAGAAGTTTTTAAATTGAGGTTTCTTTAGCACGCTATTTGTAACCCGCCTGGTCGTTTTTGGATGATCAACTATATGCTGTATTTCGATCCTAAAATATTGTTCTTTCAGCATTTGGTATTCAAATTTCGTGTGTACTGGTAATACTTTGCACATTCTAAAGAGGTCTTTGTCAGATTCacgattatttttaacattgaggGGTACAACAAGCTTAAGTAACCTAACctgtaaattgtatattttgtcATCATATTGATATATCATATTGATAAAAATCATGTAACAAATTAGAAGGAAATAGTAAAAGATTAAACATAATAAgtatgataaaataaaacttaattaataaaagtaaacgGTTTCCGTGGGGAAATGAAAAAGTacaagtacatatttataaaatgctTATAATAACGAGTTCCTATTAGAAAACGGATGTTCATACTAATTAGTATTCTTACGACggttatacagggtgttatAAAAAGGGGCCATAATTTAAATTCGAGGACGGTATAAATCTTACTCATAGCATTTATCCATTTTATCAAATTGAGGAAATCCCTGTGTGTAAAAGCTGTTATCTTTTGCATGCCACTGGCAATCGTTATTGATAAAGAACTACTAGGTATAATACTGCGAGGTATTTCTAAGACTACGTCATTAAATCGAATTTAAGAAACTTGGGaaaaaacttttattaaacATTGTTTGAATTAGGAACATTTCGCACGTTACATGCTTGTGACACTTATAGTAGATTAGCAAATTCATTCGACGTTTCAATAAACAATATCTAATTAGACTTTTTCATTCCTATTTGGATtggataattttgaaattgGAACTTCGTAGCCGTTTTACCGCGCGTAACAAGTTAACAACCAGGCCGAGTATTATCATCGCTTACATAGCGCGCGCTTAAAGTCTTACCTCAACCAGTGTATAGTGAACTTTGATATTCATAACAATGGGAAGGGCATTTAGGATTATTTATGCTGGTTCGCTTGACCGTTTGCTGATGTTTAGCTATTTGAATAGCTCAGGTTTTTCCTTACCGGGCCGTTGCTAGCACGCTATGTGAGATGGCGTGGCGCACGATAATTTTTAATTATCGCTCAAATGCCAGTGAACTTGGCCTCGTCGGCGCGGCGAAGCGTGCCGCCTTAGCAGGTCGTCTGTCATATTGATGTACGTCAATTCTTAACAACATTTGAAAGTTTGTGGCCAGTTACAGGGCAGAGTTGCAAAGTTCGAATCTTTAAAAGTTGGCAATATTTATGAAGACGATTTGTATGTgctaaaatggaaaaaaatgcTAAAAGTTTTTCCATATGGCTTCAAAAGCACCTCTCCTCCACAGCCAAGTCAAAAAATCCTTTACTACTTATGTTCTCTATTCTCGGCTGTATGAATAGTCTTTAGCTGTAATACTTAATACGAGTTTAATACTTAACTCGTAGTTTCATAAAACTTCAAGTCTAACAGCGCCATCGAAGCTAAACGGTCCGTTTTCACTAGTTTTAATCAATCCAGTTTTAACTTtaactttttgtttcttttgcaaaaaattactttaactaCTTATCTATGTAGTTTTATAGGTAGTAAATGAATATCTAAACTGTGTAAACCTTTGTGAAAGCTGTAACGTAACACCGAGATAAAACTATACGTCTATAAATTCAACAAGTCTATGACTCATTGTCTTTCTCACGGTGAAATTGCAACAGTACTCAGAACAGTGACTAATCTTATTTAAGAATAGCATTGCACTATTTGCTTACTAGATAGCGTATCGTTCAGTTGCCTAATATACACGTTTAAATATCGTtcttaaaaacaatacataGATTTGACTTGCGTTCAGCTTtagattccaaatttggaaatcgTTGCCGGCGTTTCATAGACAACGGAAGATCATTTTTACTGGATAATAAAAAGCAGTTTATGTCTGGTATTGGTTAAAATTAAAACGGCGGTAGCAGAGTTAATTTTATACAGTAATATATTATCTGTCAGTAAATAAAGacggcaaattaaaaataagtaggagCGAAGGGTTGATCTACGATACGGTACTAGTGATGTACCTAATAATGCACTAGACCGGAACGGCGCGCCGCGACAATACGTTGTATCGCTTACATTTGAAACAAATGACGTTCCGTTAATCGCGTCGCCGGGAAACCTGCGAGAAAACTGAGCCTAAGTCCAAGCCTTACGCTCTTTAAGGAtatacaaagggcctaccgtgaaaaccgaaattcacaaattgcggggatctttctcttttactccaatgtaggcgtaattagaatgaaagagaaaaatgcccgcaatttgcgaacttcgattttcgcggttatagccgaGAACGCTCACGTGTCGAATACAATTTACAAGTCTTATAGTTGAAAGTTAAGCCTTTAGGTTATTAatctacttaataaaaataggTAATTCTCTGGATTATCAGATCTTAAAAGCTTTATAAGCCTGTTTAAGCTAAGTTGGCTTGGCAACCATGATGAGTCGTGAAAATGAGACTATACCCGCCCACAGACAGTTATCGTCCATAGGCGCCAATGTAATTATACCAGTTTCTAAGCGGAATCACGTTTTTCGCGGCGTAGTACAGAATTGCGTAGTTCGGTTTCGTTAAACAGCTGCCCGTGGAACTGGTTCTATTTCCAGCTGATAAGTACTGAGATGCAATCTTTCGTCCTTGGGGCTCTGGAATGGCGGTAGGGCTGGGCTTAGGCCTCACGTTTAAACAACGTAAAATCCATTTATTACCGAAATACTAGCACAAGCGTCAAGTGACGAATATACCAAATAgtcaataaaatgtatatacttGTAACTTTAGGCATAGCGATTTTCTTGCTGACTTATATGATAATTTAATCCTCTTTCTGATAATTTAATCCTCTTTCTGATAACTGAAATGTCTTGTAACTTATCAAACATGATATATTATCAATGCGGAAACCATTTTCTTGATAACGCAGAAATGCGTAGTACGGCGTTAATCGTCAGAAACACTCCAGTACTGTTCCGTGTATGTATTCGcagatattataattatactcatAATACTAAATAACTATCATACAAAACtctatatttttctataactctacaccagcggtcggcaacccgcggcccgtgaacctgtcacttgcggcccgcgagcctccctggctattttgtatgtaatattgacaaacggtaatgtctgataaagtcataaatattaacaaagtgcggcccacgtcaacttcgttaactaggTACTATGTGgtccttggctgctaaaaggttgccgaccgctgctctacacCAATACTAGGTCATTTATTTCGTCACAAGTCCGtgccaaaaaaaaatataaagtccGTATAAGCTAACTTTGATAGATCACATCCACTTCGTCAGTGCAAAGTCTGTACATAGTACATAGTTAGCTAGGTCTGATTCGCTTGAAAAACAACCCTCCTTCGGCAATAGGGTAAAACCTGAAGTCCTGTGTCCTAACATACCCGCTGACATAATTATTCGTAAGCGAAATCGGATCGCATGGTCAAGCGATTTCCGTGAATCGGCAGGCGGACGCGATCGAGAGAACAAGAACACAACTATATCGACATTAATAGGAAGTGTTCACTCACTACCACACTGCACTACCATTGACAACTTTAATACTAattcgaaaatcaaaatttccTTATACGGGGCTGTAGAAAAACTTTGATAGCGACATCTAGTGTGATATTTGGTAACTATAAAACGAAATATTACTAGTACATTTTAACAGGAAAAATGCAGAAACTCAGACTCTTTTTAACTAGATGTGGCAACATTTGTAAATTTATATCTTTCGGCTGCAAATCAATGTATATGGTAAACGCAGCGGGCGCATTTTTCGTTCTATGTACTTTCAGAATCGGAAAGTGGTATCATACAATGTAGATTATAGTTTCTATTTCTAAGTTCTATTTGACCTAAAAATTCTCAATAACTGCAGTAAAACTGTTGCAATAACGTTCCTATAAGTACGCGAGTCTGATTGCTTTCATAAAATCGCAATGTTACGCGCGATCGAGATTTCTGAGTTCTTCTGATAACCTAATTAACTGGtttggtttgacgtaaataaatgtattttctttctttctttctttttacATCTTTTATATCTCGTTTTCATATGTTCCTTTACGATACTTAACACATGTATGAATAAGTGAATAGAAAAATatatctatatttatttattattaactattGTTGTTGTGATTAGAATATTTGCGGAGAAGGGGTTTTAAATCCGAAAGTTAATTTGAGCTCAAAAGGAAGCTTAActagaaatcataaaatacattgttaaggctttacctaaatgttaagtatttttattttgcccTGTTCATTTGGGAGCCCTGTGCCCTGTGGCCTCGGTTCTAGAAAAAACAGGCAGATTATACATAGAGAGACGCCCGTATTGAGGCGTTACTATTGACGCCAACCAACCCCGTACGTCTCTCACAAGCTTTATTCAAAGCTGTTCACATTTTCTACaggtaaatatataaattttccGCTTTCTGATCTATCTTATCTAAAAGTGAAGATTACAAGGGAAAGAACGTGGGCGTTAGCAAAATCCTAACCCTAAATTAACATAACGTTTCCCCGGAATGTCAATCTGATATCTCTAATCCTAAGTTGGGTTACTAAGAGCCCTAACTAAGGCTTAACGAGCGGTCTGCCTTGACCGATTGCCAAGTAATGTGGCAATTCCGGCCTAAAGCCGCAGCTATGCATAAAATTATCCTTATAACCCACTAATTCTACTGACAATGTTACTTGAAACAGAGACCTATCCCTTGAGTTTTACGAGAATTCATGCGAACCGACATTACGTAGgtctaaaaataaactaaatctaGCTTTTACGAGCCAGCCGCGCGCATCATAAAAAAACCGTTGAATAAAAGATGTTCCGATTTATTTATATCGAAATGTCGCAGTGCAGCTAGATTGAGGAAGCGAAGtatatttagatttagatttttcCACTGGTAGCCCTAGTGATAGTAGCGGTAGCCGTAGTACTCCATTCAGGGTGTAGCATCTCGTTTTGGCGCGAACGTGACGTCACACGATCGATGTCGGCAGACGCTGCGGTAGTGGGGTCGACGCCCTCGCCCCACCCGCTGCAGTCGCATCCTAGATAGATCTAGCTAGATACACCTAGCTAGATACACCTAGACTATATGCAGCGAATAGCTCAATGAACGCTATGCGGCCGGGACGTGCAAGGATTTAATTTCGCGCTTAATCAACTCCGCTGGGGCATTTATCCATTTAACAAGTGGAGTTATAGTTCCATTTATCCTCATTCTTAATGGTTGGAGGTTCAGTTTGATGCAGTATACGATTTTCACCTGTCAGTCTTACTTACGCTTCTAGTTTTACCTGTTCTGGGTGCTTTTGAGAGCAAAAGCTAAACTTATTCTCCGTTGTTACAGAGGAGGAAATCGACGTGGTATCCCTCGGCACGTCGCAGCTGCCTTTGACTGCAACCCACGTGCGCACAGACTCGCTCCCACGCGTGCCGTCAGCTCAGGAACGCCATCACATCCAGCGGACAGTAGCCTCAGCCATGAGTCCTAGACCAGCAGCTCGCAAGCGCCTGGTCCCGCCAACAACGATGGCAGTCGCTGTCCCGCGCCGAAGAGCGCGCGGCCCCGGTCGCCGCGGACGCCGCTCCAACACCGACACTGACTCCGAAGCCGAGGCCCCAGAAATGGAGCGACGCTCCATACACAACGACATGGAGCGCCTCCGGCGGATAGGCCTCAAAAATCTCTTCGACGAACTCAAGAAACAGATCCCAGCCACGAAGGATAAGGAACGCGCTCCTAAGGTCGTCATACTCCGCGAAGCCGCTTCACTGTGTCGTAAGCTCAGGGAAGAGGAGATCGAGCGAGAATGTCTCAGAAAGCAGCAAAACAAACTCCTCACCAAATTGAAAAAGCTCCGCACTATGGTGGCCGCGCGCTATCGTCCGTATTGAGAGGTGCGCGCCGTCTCTCCTTGGTTTTAGCTTGTTCCTTGCGGAACTCCCAGGGCCTCATCCACGTGACACTATGAACTTTTGTACGTAAGTCGCTTCATAACCTACTGGACGTTGTGAATGGGCCCGGTAGAGTGATGAGCCCGCCCGTTTAAGTCCCTGGTCGGGAGTATGTAACAGTTTCAGCTTTAATGGCTTACTCTGCTTCTGTGGGAAACTGAAGTTTTAAATCAATAACTCGGGAGTTATTATGTTTTGCTCAACGATATTATGCAGTGCCAAAGTGAGCCATAAAACTGTTTTAACAATAAATTCCTAGGTTCTCAGTAAAATATCTTAACTCACAGACTGCTTCGTAAACTAGTAGACTGGTTATACCTCTAAAATGTTTTTTGAACTATCATTAAAGTATAAATAGTTGACATAGCGCATTACAGATTTACTCCGTGTTGAATATTCGAAAAAGATATGACATTTGTTGATATTGTTTCGAACAGTAACGAAGATTTTTTACTGGACCTTCCATTTTTATGATAAATAGATGTTAATGTACCATGGTGTTTCAGTGTCACGTTTAAATGTATGATGCGAGAGAGTTTGTGGATGCTGTAAATAGGGGTGGGGGCGACGCTGGTGATGTGTTTAAAGATTGTTTGGGCGGGCGTCGCGAGCGCGCTAGATGTCGCTCGAAAGCGCGCGATGGCGCCAATGGCGCTCGAGCGCGCTCAGCGGCGCCCGCGCACGCGCCGCTCCATGTTCGAGG
Coding sequences:
- the LOC134652514 gene encoding myc proto-oncogene protein, whose protein sequence is MSATDTQIFPFDFWDTLDEESMELTQTSEFWTQVQYEAERLDLVPPADLEMLQDELDWRILDAPEELEHKENIVHHDCMWAGSCADSVHPTNTFVPSELSRAATPGPGQSLLRRDMSPPRPDTPPSLDGDEPPQFRHAVDVVGTAQRLLRDSAAVAADHSYTLARQQFDNLGVQTPSDSCESEEEIDVVSLGTSQLPLTATHVRTDSLPRVPSAQERHHIQRTVASAMSPRPAARKRLVPPTTMAVAVPRRRARGPGRRGRRSNTDTDSEAEAPEMERRSIHNDMERLRRIGLKNLFDELKKQIPATKDKERAPKVVILREAASLCRKLREEEIERECLRKQQNKLLTKLKKLRTMVAARYRPY